The following proteins come from a genomic window of Natronosalvus vescus:
- a CDS encoding agl cluster protein AglQ produces the protein MTQLTVSEILIDASRTAIEKQNKDTGELPAGHNGPYHDPETPVRNTSHWLITFLKCYEWTRNNEYLEAAKKAVEYLLSNRARPNGATYYHRKAPGKDGCNGLVGQAWTIEALAVAAGFFDETELLAQAEEVFLLHPFYEPAGIWKRVEVDGSILSYDPTFNHQLWFAAAGALLAQYDEVDQRVGHRVECFLDKVNVLLRTYDSGLIFHALLPRFRPKLYAGTCLSDEQFNYVKTAVGASLPLSNIQTSLRKKAIGYHSFNMYAFAVLYKVFPEHPWWKSMQFDNCLKYMSSDIYCELLSDNPYGYPYNPPGFEVPYTEYVFHGTVSNRGEQYLQEQLSRSYDPKANTLSRRTEDPVTMTARLYQATRLPELTVSLSDTT, from the coding sequence ATGACCCAGCTTACGGTATCTGAGATTCTAATTGACGCTTCACGCACGGCCATTGAAAAGCAAAACAAAGACACTGGGGAATTACCTGCAGGTCATAATGGGCCGTACCACGACCCGGAGACACCAGTTCGTAATACGTCACATTGGTTAATTACATTCCTGAAATGCTATGAATGGACTAGGAATAACGAGTATCTCGAAGCAGCAAAAAAAGCAGTGGAATATCTCTTGAGTAACCGCGCTCGACCAAATGGCGCAACATACTACCATCGAAAGGCACCCGGCAAAGACGGGTGCAATGGCCTGGTCGGACAAGCCTGGACAATCGAAGCACTAGCCGTAGCTGCAGGGTTTTTCGACGAAACTGAACTTCTCGCTCAGGCTGAAGAAGTGTTTCTCCTTCATCCGTTTTATGAGCCGGCTGGAATTTGGAAACGCGTTGAGGTTGATGGCTCTATACTTTCCTACGATCCAACGTTCAATCATCAACTCTGGTTCGCTGCCGCTGGCGCACTTCTGGCACAATATGACGAAGTCGACCAGAGAGTCGGCCATCGGGTGGAATGTTTTCTCGATAAAGTGAACGTCCTCTTACGAACATATGATTCTGGGTTAATTTTTCATGCACTCTTACCCCGCTTTCGACCAAAACTCTATGCAGGTACCTGTCTTTCCGACGAACAATTCAATTACGTTAAAACAGCAGTTGGCGCCTCGCTTCCATTGTCCAACATTCAGACATCGCTTCGAAAGAAAGCCATTGGGTATCATTCATTTAATATGTATGCCTTTGCGGTGTTGTATAAAGTATTTCCAGAACATCCGTGGTGGAAATCAATGCAGTTCGACAACTGTCTTAAATATATGAGTTCAGACATTTATTGCGAACTACTATCTGACAATCCATATGGATATCCATATAATCCGCCGGGATTTGAGGTTCCGTATACTGAATATGTTTTTCACGGAACAGTGAGTAATCGCGGTGAGCAATATCTTCAGGAGCAGCTCTCGAGATCCTACGATCCGAAGGCAAATACTCTCTCTCGAAGGACGGAGGATCCAGTGACAATGACCGCTCGGCTATATCAAGCAACACGACTTCCTGAGCTTACAGTATCATTGTCAGATACGACCTGA
- a CDS encoding glycosyltransferase — translation MSKNVLIVSYYFPPGGGVGSFRAAKFVKYLRGFDWTPYVVSLPPDRQSKFLSDDLDNDQYASITEIPEETNHVDVTGIAASKPLGGIRWLPSLSRALPKIIETHEIDVVLHTGSPFLPLLCSTWVRHRTDVPYILDLRDPWYVDKELFENTKSVANPIWNWINKISEQKALKYSDRVILNTPRMESLYNVQYPEFTHKFTTITNGFDPSDYDYTAADPFEGVRIVHPGRFRRKTEGLLKALEQTTRREPAIELVHFGRLDYRHTERFYNEAERLGIRDKIDARGYTELESIVSTIKSADIGLVVSRPGDPTHIPTKIYDYIACDIPVLALDTPDGALTQIIEQFDHAYCASHDDVQRIIEILDVLIETQPQTLGSEEQRKKYTRHHLTGNLAQVLEESIEVSGRI, via the coding sequence ATGTCAAAGAATGTACTAATAGTATCGTATTATTTCCCCCCAGGCGGAGGAGTTGGATCGTTCAGAGCTGCAAAATTTGTCAAGTATCTCCGTGGGTTTGATTGGACACCGTACGTAGTGTCGCTCCCACCGGATCGACAATCCAAGTTCTTATCTGATGATTTGGACAACGACCAATACGCTTCAATAACCGAAATTCCGGAGGAGACAAATCACGTTGACGTAACCGGAATAGCGGCATCAAAACCACTCGGAGGAATTCGATGGTTGCCATCGCTGTCTCGGGCGCTACCTAAAATAATCGAGACTCATGAGATTGATGTAGTGCTTCACACAGGTAGCCCTTTTCTCCCGCTTCTATGTTCCACATGGGTTCGTCACCGAACTGACGTGCCCTACATTCTTGATTTACGCGATCCTTGGTACGTAGACAAGGAACTGTTCGAAAACACAAAAAGCGTCGCAAATCCTATTTGGAACTGGATAAACAAAATATCGGAACAGAAAGCACTAAAATACTCGGATCGAGTCATTCTAAATACTCCGCGGATGGAGTCTCTATATAATGTGCAATATCCTGAATTTACACACAAATTTACTACCATTACAAACGGTTTTGATCCGTCAGATTACGATTACACAGCGGCAGATCCCTTTGAGGGTGTCAGGATTGTTCATCCAGGTCGGTTTCGACGCAAGACAGAGGGTCTACTGAAAGCACTTGAACAAACCACCCGTCGGGAGCCCGCAATCGAGCTCGTCCATTTTGGTCGGTTGGATTATCGACATACAGAGCGCTTCTATAACGAAGCAGAACGTCTCGGTATTCGAGACAAAATCGATGCTCGTGGATACACTGAACTTGAATCAATTGTTTCTACCATCAAAAGCGCTGATATTGGGTTAGTAGTTTCACGGCCGGGGGATCCAACACACATTCCAACAAAGATTTATGATTATATTGCGTGTGACATTCCAGTTCTGGCCCTTGATACCCCGGATGGTGCTTTAACTCAGATAATTGAACAATTCGACCATGCATATTGTGCCTCTCATGATGACGTTCAACGTATCATAGAAATATTAGATGTATTGATTGAGACTCAGCCACAAACCCTTGGAAGCGAAGAGCAGCGAAAAAAGTACACACGGCACCACTTGACAGGCAATCTTGCCCAGGTTTTGGAGGAAAGTATCGAAGTATCAGGTCGTATCTGA